The following proteins are co-located in the Hyalangium minutum genome:
- a CDS encoding nuclear transport factor 2 family protein, which yields MHPNAQLLNTFYSAFQRKDADTMAACYHPDAEFSDAAFVGLHHAGVTSMWRMLCERGKDLTLEFNNIQADDRTGRAHWEAHYTFSGSGRKVHNIIDAEFEFRDGKILRHRDRFHFHRWSKQALGLPGLLLGWTPFLQKKVQAKARASLEQWMKERGVSGSP from the coding sequence ATGCACCCCAATGCCCAGCTCCTGAACACCTTCTACTCCGCCTTCCAACGCAAGGACGCGGACACCATGGCCGCCTGCTACCACCCGGACGCCGAGTTCTCCGACGCGGCCTTCGTCGGCCTCCACCATGCCGGCGTCACCTCCATGTGGCGCATGCTCTGCGAGCGCGGCAAGGACCTCACCCTCGAGTTCAACAACATCCAGGCCGATGACCGCACCGGCCGCGCCCACTGGGAGGCCCACTACACCTTCTCTGGCTCCGGCCGGAAGGTTCACAACATCATCGACGCCGAGTTCGAGTTCCGCGACGGCAAGATTCTCCGCCACCGCGACCGCTTCCACTTCCACCGCTGGTCCAAGCAGGCCCTCGGCCTCCCAGGCCTGTTGCTCGGGTGGACCCCCTTCCTTCAGAAGAAGGTCCAGGCCAAGGCTCGCGCCAGCCTCGAGCAGTGGATGAAAGAGCGCGGCGTCTCCGGCTCCCCCTGA